The Manis javanica isolate MJ-LG chromosome 4, MJ_LKY, whole genome shotgun sequence genome contains a region encoding:
- the MOV10 gene encoding helicase MOV-10 isoform X2, with amino-acid sequence MLYGMKIANLAYVTKTRVRFFRLDRWADVWFPERGRMKLGSDISKHHKSLLAKIFYDRAEYLHGKHGVDVQVQGPHEARDGQLLIRLDLNRKEVLTLRLRNGGTQPVTLTHLFPLCRTPQFAFYNGDQELPCPLGPGECYELHIHCKTSFVGYFPATVLWELLGPGELGSEGTGTFYIARFLAAIAHSPLAAQLKPTTPFTRTQVTGNPVVTNRIEEGERPDRAKGYDLELSMALGTYYPPPRLRQLLPILLQGTSIFTAPKEIAEIKAQLETALQWRNYEVKLRLLLHLEELQMEHDIRHYDLESVPMIWDPTDQNPRLLTLEVPGVTESRPSVLRGDHLFALLSSETHQKDPITYKGFVHKVELDRVKLSFSMSLLSRFVDGLTFKVNFTFNRQPLRVQHRALELTGRWLLWPVLFPVASREIPLLPSDVNLKLYDRSLESNPEQLQAMKHIVMGTTRPAPYIIFGPPGTGKTVTLVEAIKQVVKHLPKAHVLACAPSNSGADLLCQRLRVHLPSAICRLLAPSRDICMVPEDIKPCCNWDAKKGDYVFPTKKKLQEYRVLITTLITASRLVSAQFPIGHFTHVFIDEAGHSMEPESLVAIAGLMEVKETDNPGGQLVLAGDPRQLGPVLRSPLTQRHGLSYSLLERLLTYNSLYKKGPSGYNPQFITKLLRNYRSHPTILDIPNRLYYEGELQACANKVDRERFCRWEGLPRQGFPIIFHGVMGKDEREGNSPSFFNPEEAATVTFYLKLLLAPSSKKGKAHLSPRSVGIISPYRKQVEKIRYCINKLDKELRGLDDIKDLKVGSVEEFQGQERSVILISTVRSSQSFVQLDLDFNLGFLKNPKRFNVAVTRAKALLIVVGNPLLLGHDPDWKAFLEFCKENGGYTGCPFPAKLDLQQGENLLQGLSKLSPSTSGPQSHDCLPQEREDGGGLSLQVEPAWRNEL; translated from the exons ATGCTGTATGGAATGAAGATTGCAAATCTGGCCTACGTCACCAAGACTCGGGTCAGATTCTTCAGACTCGACCGCTGGGCTGATGTGTGGTTCCCAGAAAGggggagaatgaaactggggtCAGATATCAGCAAACACCACAAGTCACTGCTAGCCAAGATATTTTATGacag GGCTGAGTATCTTCATGGGAAACATGGGGTGGACGTGCAAGTCCAGGGGCCCCATGAAGCCCGCGATGGACAGCTTCTTATCCGCTTGGATTTGAACCGTAAGGAGGTGTTGACCCTGAGGCTTCGGAATGGAGGAACCCAGCCTGTCACCCTCACCCACCTCTTCCCACTCTGCCGGACCCCCCAGTTTGCCTTCTACAATGGAGACCAGGAGCTGCCTTGCCCACTGGGCCCTG GTGAATGCTATGAGCTCCACATCCACTGTAAGACCAGCTTTGTGGGCTACTTCCCAGCCACAGTGCTCTGGGAGCTTCTGGGACCTGGGGAGCTGGGTTCAGAAGGAACTGGCACTTTCTACATTGCCCGCTTCTTGGCTGCCATCGCCCACAGTCCCCTGGCTGCACAACTGAAGCCCACAACTCCCTTCACACGGACCCAGGTCACTGGAAACCCTGTAGTGACCAACCGGatagaggaaggagagagacctgACCG CGCTAAGGGCTATGACCTGGAGCTAAGTATGGCGCTGGGGACATACTACCCACCCCCCCGCCTCCGGCAGCTTCTCCCCATCCTTCTTCAGGGAACAAGTATCTTCACTGCCCCAAAGGAGATTGCTGAGATCAA GGCCCAGCTGGAGACAGCCCTGCAGTGGAGGAACTATGAAGTGAAGCTCCGGCTGCTGCTGCACTTGGAGGAGCTGCAGATGGAGCATGACATCCGGCACTATGACCTGGAGTCAGTGCCCATGATCTGGGACCCCACAGACCAGAACCCCAGGCTGCTCACCCTCGAG GTTCCCGGGGTAACCGAGAGCCGCCCCTCAGTGCTGCGGGGTGACCATTTGTTTGCCCTTTTGTCCTCTGAGACACACCAGAAGGACCCCATCACCTATAAGGGCTTTGTGCACAAGGTGGAATTGGACCGTGTCAAGCTAAGCTTTTCCATGAG CCTCCTGAGCCGCTTTGTGGATGGCCTGACATTCAAGGTGAACTTCACCTTCAACCGACAGCCCCTACGGGTGCAGCACCGTGCTCTGGAGCTGACAGGGCGCTGGCTGCTGTGGCCTGTGCTCTTTCCTGTGGCTTCCCGTGAGATCCCGCTGCTGCCCTCAGATGTGAATCTCAA GCTGTATGACCGGAGTCTGGAGTCCAACCCTGAGCAACTGCAGGCCATGAAGCACATTGTCATGGGCACCACCCGTCCAGCCCCCTACATCATCTTTGGGCCTCCAGGCACTGGCAAGACTGTCACCCTGGTGGAGGCTATCAAACAG GTGGTGAAGCACTTGCCCAAAGCCCATGTCCTGGCCTGTGCTCCGTCCAACTCAGGGGCAGACCTCCTCTGTCAGCGTCTCCGGGTCCACCTGCCCAGCGCCATCTGCCGCCTCCTGGCCCCCAGCAGGGACATCTGCATGGTGCCTGAGGACATCAAG CCCTGCTGTAACTGGGATGCAAAGAAGGGGGATTACGTGTTTCCCACTAAGAAGAAACTGCAGGAATATCGTGTCTTAATTACCACCCTCATCACTGCCAGCAg GTTGGTCTCAGCTCAGTTTCCCATCGGTCACTTCACCCACGTCTTCATCGATGAGGCTGGCCATTCCATGGAGCCCGAGAGTCTGGTGGCCATAGCAG GGCTGATGGAAGTCAAGGAAACAGATAATCCAGGAgggcagctggtgctggcaggagACCCTCGGCAGCTGGGGCCTGTGCTGCGTTCCCCACTGACCCAGAGGCACGGGCTGAGCTACTCACTGCTGGAGCGGCTGCTCACTTACAATTCCCTGTACAAGAAGGGCCCCAGTGGCTACAACCCCCAGTTTATAACCAAGCTGCTACGCAACTACAG gtctCACCCCACCATCCTAGACATTCCTAACAGGCTCTATTACGAAGGGGAGCTGCAGGCCTGCGCCAACAAGGTCGACCGAGAGCGCTTCTGCCGCTGGGAGGGCCTGCCTCGACAG GGCTTCCCCATCATCTTTCATGGCGTAATGGGCAAGGATGAGCGTGAGGGCAACAGCCCGTCCTTCTTCAACCCCGAAGAGGCTGCCACAGTCACTTTCTACCTGAAGCTGCTCCTGGCTCCCTCCTCCAAGAAAGGCAAAGCCCACCTCAGCCCCCGAAGTGTGGGCATCATCTCCCCATACCGGAAGCAG GTGGAAAAAATTCGTTATTGCATCAACAAACTTGACAAGGAGCTTCGGGGACTGGATGACATCAAGGACTTGAAG gtgGGCTCTGTGGAAGAGTTCCAAGGCCAGGAGCGCAGCGTCATCCTCATCTCCACTGTGCGGAGCAGCCAGAGCTTTGTGCAGCTGGATCTGGACTTCAACCTGGGTTTCCTAAAGAACCCCAAG AGGTTCAATGTAGCTGTGACCCGGGCCAAGGCTTTGCTCATCGTGGTGGGCAACCCACTCCTGCTGGGCCATGACCCTGACTGGAAAGC ATTTCTGGAGTTCTGTAAAGAAAATGGGGGGTATACCGGGTGCCCCTTCCCTGCCAAACTGGACCTGCAGCAGGGAGAGAACTTACTCCAAGGTCTGAGCAAGCTCAGCCCTTCTACCTCAG GGCCCCAAAGTCATGACTGCCTGCCCCAGGAGAGGGAGGATGGAGGAGGCCTGTCCCTGCAAGTGGAGCCAGCATGGAGGAATGAGCTCTGA
- the MOV10 gene encoding helicase MOV-10 isoform X1 — MPSKFSCRQLRETGQSFESFLVVRGLDMETDRERLRTIYNRDFKISFGTPTPGFSSMLYGMKIANLAYVTKTRVRFFRLDRWADVWFPERGRMKLGSDISKHHKSLLAKIFYDRAEYLHGKHGVDVQVQGPHEARDGQLLIRLDLNRKEVLTLRLRNGGTQPVTLTHLFPLCRTPQFAFYNGDQELPCPLGPGECYELHIHCKTSFVGYFPATVLWELLGPGELGSEGTGTFYIARFLAAIAHSPLAAQLKPTTPFTRTQVTGNPVVTNRIEEGERPDRAKGYDLELSMALGTYYPPPRLRQLLPILLQGTSIFTAPKEIAEIKAQLETALQWRNYEVKLRLLLHLEELQMEHDIRHYDLESVPMIWDPTDQNPRLLTLEVPGVTESRPSVLRGDHLFALLSSETHQKDPITYKGFVHKVELDRVKLSFSMSLLSRFVDGLTFKVNFTFNRQPLRVQHRALELTGRWLLWPVLFPVASREIPLLPSDVNLKLYDRSLESNPEQLQAMKHIVMGTTRPAPYIIFGPPGTGKTVTLVEAIKQVVKHLPKAHVLACAPSNSGADLLCQRLRVHLPSAICRLLAPSRDICMVPEDIKPCCNWDAKKGDYVFPTKKKLQEYRVLITTLITASRLVSAQFPIGHFTHVFIDEAGHSMEPESLVAIAGLMEVKETDNPGGQLVLAGDPRQLGPVLRSPLTQRHGLSYSLLERLLTYNSLYKKGPSGYNPQFITKLLRNYRSHPTILDIPNRLYYEGELQACANKVDRERFCRWEGLPRQGFPIIFHGVMGKDEREGNSPSFFNPEEAATVTFYLKLLLAPSSKKGKAHLSPRSVGIISPYRKQVEKIRYCINKLDKELRGLDDIKDLKVGSVEEFQGQERSVILISTVRSSQSFVQLDLDFNLGFLKNPKRFNVAVTRAKALLIVVGNPLLLGHDPDWKAFLEFCKENGGYTGCPFPAKLDLQQGENLLQGLSKLSPSTSGPQSHDCLPQEREDGGGLSLQVEPAWRNEL; from the exons CTTTGGGACCCCCACCCCTGGCTTCTCCTCCATGCTGTATGGAATGAAGATTGCAAATCTGGCCTACGTCACCAAGACTCGGGTCAGATTCTTCAGACTCGACCGCTGGGCTGATGTGTGGTTCCCAGAAAGggggagaatgaaactggggtCAGATATCAGCAAACACCACAAGTCACTGCTAGCCAAGATATTTTATGacag GGCTGAGTATCTTCATGGGAAACATGGGGTGGACGTGCAAGTCCAGGGGCCCCATGAAGCCCGCGATGGACAGCTTCTTATCCGCTTGGATTTGAACCGTAAGGAGGTGTTGACCCTGAGGCTTCGGAATGGAGGAACCCAGCCTGTCACCCTCACCCACCTCTTCCCACTCTGCCGGACCCCCCAGTTTGCCTTCTACAATGGAGACCAGGAGCTGCCTTGCCCACTGGGCCCTG GTGAATGCTATGAGCTCCACATCCACTGTAAGACCAGCTTTGTGGGCTACTTCCCAGCCACAGTGCTCTGGGAGCTTCTGGGACCTGGGGAGCTGGGTTCAGAAGGAACTGGCACTTTCTACATTGCCCGCTTCTTGGCTGCCATCGCCCACAGTCCCCTGGCTGCACAACTGAAGCCCACAACTCCCTTCACACGGACCCAGGTCACTGGAAACCCTGTAGTGACCAACCGGatagaggaaggagagagacctgACCG CGCTAAGGGCTATGACCTGGAGCTAAGTATGGCGCTGGGGACATACTACCCACCCCCCCGCCTCCGGCAGCTTCTCCCCATCCTTCTTCAGGGAACAAGTATCTTCACTGCCCCAAAGGAGATTGCTGAGATCAA GGCCCAGCTGGAGACAGCCCTGCAGTGGAGGAACTATGAAGTGAAGCTCCGGCTGCTGCTGCACTTGGAGGAGCTGCAGATGGAGCATGACATCCGGCACTATGACCTGGAGTCAGTGCCCATGATCTGGGACCCCACAGACCAGAACCCCAGGCTGCTCACCCTCGAG GTTCCCGGGGTAACCGAGAGCCGCCCCTCAGTGCTGCGGGGTGACCATTTGTTTGCCCTTTTGTCCTCTGAGACACACCAGAAGGACCCCATCACCTATAAGGGCTTTGTGCACAAGGTGGAATTGGACCGTGTCAAGCTAAGCTTTTCCATGAG CCTCCTGAGCCGCTTTGTGGATGGCCTGACATTCAAGGTGAACTTCACCTTCAACCGACAGCCCCTACGGGTGCAGCACCGTGCTCTGGAGCTGACAGGGCGCTGGCTGCTGTGGCCTGTGCTCTTTCCTGTGGCTTCCCGTGAGATCCCGCTGCTGCCCTCAGATGTGAATCTCAA GCTGTATGACCGGAGTCTGGAGTCCAACCCTGAGCAACTGCAGGCCATGAAGCACATTGTCATGGGCACCACCCGTCCAGCCCCCTACATCATCTTTGGGCCTCCAGGCACTGGCAAGACTGTCACCCTGGTGGAGGCTATCAAACAG GTGGTGAAGCACTTGCCCAAAGCCCATGTCCTGGCCTGTGCTCCGTCCAACTCAGGGGCAGACCTCCTCTGTCAGCGTCTCCGGGTCCACCTGCCCAGCGCCATCTGCCGCCTCCTGGCCCCCAGCAGGGACATCTGCATGGTGCCTGAGGACATCAAG CCCTGCTGTAACTGGGATGCAAAGAAGGGGGATTACGTGTTTCCCACTAAGAAGAAACTGCAGGAATATCGTGTCTTAATTACCACCCTCATCACTGCCAGCAg GTTGGTCTCAGCTCAGTTTCCCATCGGTCACTTCACCCACGTCTTCATCGATGAGGCTGGCCATTCCATGGAGCCCGAGAGTCTGGTGGCCATAGCAG GGCTGATGGAAGTCAAGGAAACAGATAATCCAGGAgggcagctggtgctggcaggagACCCTCGGCAGCTGGGGCCTGTGCTGCGTTCCCCACTGACCCAGAGGCACGGGCTGAGCTACTCACTGCTGGAGCGGCTGCTCACTTACAATTCCCTGTACAAGAAGGGCCCCAGTGGCTACAACCCCCAGTTTATAACCAAGCTGCTACGCAACTACAG gtctCACCCCACCATCCTAGACATTCCTAACAGGCTCTATTACGAAGGGGAGCTGCAGGCCTGCGCCAACAAGGTCGACCGAGAGCGCTTCTGCCGCTGGGAGGGCCTGCCTCGACAG GGCTTCCCCATCATCTTTCATGGCGTAATGGGCAAGGATGAGCGTGAGGGCAACAGCCCGTCCTTCTTCAACCCCGAAGAGGCTGCCACAGTCACTTTCTACCTGAAGCTGCTCCTGGCTCCCTCCTCCAAGAAAGGCAAAGCCCACCTCAGCCCCCGAAGTGTGGGCATCATCTCCCCATACCGGAAGCAG GTGGAAAAAATTCGTTATTGCATCAACAAACTTGACAAGGAGCTTCGGGGACTGGATGACATCAAGGACTTGAAG gtgGGCTCTGTGGAAGAGTTCCAAGGCCAGGAGCGCAGCGTCATCCTCATCTCCACTGTGCGGAGCAGCCAGAGCTTTGTGCAGCTGGATCTGGACTTCAACCTGGGTTTCCTAAAGAACCCCAAG AGGTTCAATGTAGCTGTGACCCGGGCCAAGGCTTTGCTCATCGTGGTGGGCAACCCACTCCTGCTGGGCCATGACCCTGACTGGAAAGC ATTTCTGGAGTTCTGTAAAGAAAATGGGGGGTATACCGGGTGCCCCTTCCCTGCCAAACTGGACCTGCAGCAGGGAGAGAACTTACTCCAAGGTCTGAGCAAGCTCAGCCCTTCTACCTCAG GGCCCCAAAGTCATGACTGCCTGCCCCAGGAGAGGGAGGATGGAGGAGGCCTGTCCCTGCAAGTGGAGCCAGCATGGAGGAATGAGCTCTGA
- the MOV10 gene encoding helicase MOV-10 isoform X3, with protein MPSKFSCRQLRETGQSFESFLVVRGLDMETDRERLRTIYNRDFKIRAEYLHGKHGVDVQVQGPHEARDGQLLIRLDLNRKEVLTLRLRNGGTQPVTLTHLFPLCRTPQFAFYNGDQELPCPLGPGECYELHIHCKTSFVGYFPATVLWELLGPGELGSEGTGTFYIARFLAAIAHSPLAAQLKPTTPFTRTQVTGNPVVTNRIEEGERPDRAKGYDLELSMALGTYYPPPRLRQLLPILLQGTSIFTAPKEIAEIKAQLETALQWRNYEVKLRLLLHLEELQMEHDIRHYDLESVPMIWDPTDQNPRLLTLEVPGVTESRPSVLRGDHLFALLSSETHQKDPITYKGFVHKVELDRVKLSFSMSLLSRFVDGLTFKVNFTFNRQPLRVQHRALELTGRWLLWPVLFPVASREIPLLPSDVNLKLYDRSLESNPEQLQAMKHIVMGTTRPAPYIIFGPPGTGKTVTLVEAIKQVVKHLPKAHVLACAPSNSGADLLCQRLRVHLPSAICRLLAPSRDICMVPEDIKPCCNWDAKKGDYVFPTKKKLQEYRVLITTLITASRLVSAQFPIGHFTHVFIDEAGHSMEPESLVAIAGLMEVKETDNPGGQLVLAGDPRQLGPVLRSPLTQRHGLSYSLLERLLTYNSLYKKGPSGYNPQFITKLLRNYRSHPTILDIPNRLYYEGELQACANKVDRERFCRWEGLPRQGFPIIFHGVMGKDEREGNSPSFFNPEEAATVTFYLKLLLAPSSKKGKAHLSPRSVGIISPYRKQVEKIRYCINKLDKELRGLDDIKDLKVGSVEEFQGQERSVILISTVRSSQSFVQLDLDFNLGFLKNPKRFNVAVTRAKALLIVVGNPLLLGHDPDWKAFLEFCKENGGYTGCPFPAKLDLQQGENLLQGLSKLSPSTSGPQSHDCLPQEREDGGGLSLQVEPAWRNEL; from the exons GGCTGAGTATCTTCATGGGAAACATGGGGTGGACGTGCAAGTCCAGGGGCCCCATGAAGCCCGCGATGGACAGCTTCTTATCCGCTTGGATTTGAACCGTAAGGAGGTGTTGACCCTGAGGCTTCGGAATGGAGGAACCCAGCCTGTCACCCTCACCCACCTCTTCCCACTCTGCCGGACCCCCCAGTTTGCCTTCTACAATGGAGACCAGGAGCTGCCTTGCCCACTGGGCCCTG GTGAATGCTATGAGCTCCACATCCACTGTAAGACCAGCTTTGTGGGCTACTTCCCAGCCACAGTGCTCTGGGAGCTTCTGGGACCTGGGGAGCTGGGTTCAGAAGGAACTGGCACTTTCTACATTGCCCGCTTCTTGGCTGCCATCGCCCACAGTCCCCTGGCTGCACAACTGAAGCCCACAACTCCCTTCACACGGACCCAGGTCACTGGAAACCCTGTAGTGACCAACCGGatagaggaaggagagagacctgACCG CGCTAAGGGCTATGACCTGGAGCTAAGTATGGCGCTGGGGACATACTACCCACCCCCCCGCCTCCGGCAGCTTCTCCCCATCCTTCTTCAGGGAACAAGTATCTTCACTGCCCCAAAGGAGATTGCTGAGATCAA GGCCCAGCTGGAGACAGCCCTGCAGTGGAGGAACTATGAAGTGAAGCTCCGGCTGCTGCTGCACTTGGAGGAGCTGCAGATGGAGCATGACATCCGGCACTATGACCTGGAGTCAGTGCCCATGATCTGGGACCCCACAGACCAGAACCCCAGGCTGCTCACCCTCGAG GTTCCCGGGGTAACCGAGAGCCGCCCCTCAGTGCTGCGGGGTGACCATTTGTTTGCCCTTTTGTCCTCTGAGACACACCAGAAGGACCCCATCACCTATAAGGGCTTTGTGCACAAGGTGGAATTGGACCGTGTCAAGCTAAGCTTTTCCATGAG CCTCCTGAGCCGCTTTGTGGATGGCCTGACATTCAAGGTGAACTTCACCTTCAACCGACAGCCCCTACGGGTGCAGCACCGTGCTCTGGAGCTGACAGGGCGCTGGCTGCTGTGGCCTGTGCTCTTTCCTGTGGCTTCCCGTGAGATCCCGCTGCTGCCCTCAGATGTGAATCTCAA GCTGTATGACCGGAGTCTGGAGTCCAACCCTGAGCAACTGCAGGCCATGAAGCACATTGTCATGGGCACCACCCGTCCAGCCCCCTACATCATCTTTGGGCCTCCAGGCACTGGCAAGACTGTCACCCTGGTGGAGGCTATCAAACAG GTGGTGAAGCACTTGCCCAAAGCCCATGTCCTGGCCTGTGCTCCGTCCAACTCAGGGGCAGACCTCCTCTGTCAGCGTCTCCGGGTCCACCTGCCCAGCGCCATCTGCCGCCTCCTGGCCCCCAGCAGGGACATCTGCATGGTGCCTGAGGACATCAAG CCCTGCTGTAACTGGGATGCAAAGAAGGGGGATTACGTGTTTCCCACTAAGAAGAAACTGCAGGAATATCGTGTCTTAATTACCACCCTCATCACTGCCAGCAg GTTGGTCTCAGCTCAGTTTCCCATCGGTCACTTCACCCACGTCTTCATCGATGAGGCTGGCCATTCCATGGAGCCCGAGAGTCTGGTGGCCATAGCAG GGCTGATGGAAGTCAAGGAAACAGATAATCCAGGAgggcagctggtgctggcaggagACCCTCGGCAGCTGGGGCCTGTGCTGCGTTCCCCACTGACCCAGAGGCACGGGCTGAGCTACTCACTGCTGGAGCGGCTGCTCACTTACAATTCCCTGTACAAGAAGGGCCCCAGTGGCTACAACCCCCAGTTTATAACCAAGCTGCTACGCAACTACAG gtctCACCCCACCATCCTAGACATTCCTAACAGGCTCTATTACGAAGGGGAGCTGCAGGCCTGCGCCAACAAGGTCGACCGAGAGCGCTTCTGCCGCTGGGAGGGCCTGCCTCGACAG GGCTTCCCCATCATCTTTCATGGCGTAATGGGCAAGGATGAGCGTGAGGGCAACAGCCCGTCCTTCTTCAACCCCGAAGAGGCTGCCACAGTCACTTTCTACCTGAAGCTGCTCCTGGCTCCCTCCTCCAAGAAAGGCAAAGCCCACCTCAGCCCCCGAAGTGTGGGCATCATCTCCCCATACCGGAAGCAG GTGGAAAAAATTCGTTATTGCATCAACAAACTTGACAAGGAGCTTCGGGGACTGGATGACATCAAGGACTTGAAG gtgGGCTCTGTGGAAGAGTTCCAAGGCCAGGAGCGCAGCGTCATCCTCATCTCCACTGTGCGGAGCAGCCAGAGCTTTGTGCAGCTGGATCTGGACTTCAACCTGGGTTTCCTAAAGAACCCCAAG AGGTTCAATGTAGCTGTGACCCGGGCCAAGGCTTTGCTCATCGTGGTGGGCAACCCACTCCTGCTGGGCCATGACCCTGACTGGAAAGC ATTTCTGGAGTTCTGTAAAGAAAATGGGGGGTATACCGGGTGCCCCTTCCCTGCCAAACTGGACCTGCAGCAGGGAGAGAACTTACTCCAAGGTCTGAGCAAGCTCAGCCCTTCTACCTCAG GGCCCCAAAGTCATGACTGCCTGCCCCAGGAGAGGGAGGATGGAGGAGGCCTGTCCCTGCAAGTGGAGCCAGCATGGAGGAATGAGCTCTGA